In Streptomyces sp. SN-593, a single genomic region encodes these proteins:
- a CDS encoding DUF948 domain-containing protein: protein MSGGEVAGLIVAVFWAILVSFLAVALARLAQTLRRTTELVAGITEQAVPLLGEASDALRSASEQLDRVDTITSDVAEVTANASALSSTVASTFGGPLVKVAAFGYGVRRAVGMQAGDSGKARARTLTGRVLPASRRDRRDRRTKD from the coding sequence GTGTCCGGTGGAGAGGTGGCGGGCCTCATCGTCGCCGTGTTCTGGGCGATCCTCGTGTCGTTCCTGGCCGTCGCCCTGGCCCGGCTCGCGCAGACGCTGCGCCGCACCACGGAACTGGTCGCGGGCATCACCGAGCAGGCCGTGCCGCTGCTCGGCGAGGCATCGGACGCGCTGCGCAGCGCGAGCGAGCAACTCGACCGGGTCGACACCATCACCTCCGACGTCGCCGAGGTGACCGCCAACGCGTCGGCGCTGTCGTCCACCGTGGCCTCGACGTTCGGCGGCCCGCTGGTGAAGGTCGCCGCGTTCGGGTACGGCGTGCGGCGCGCGGTCGGCATGCAGGCCGGCGACTCCGGCAAGGCCCGGGCCCGTACCCTCACCGGACGGGTGCTGCCCGCCTCGCGCCGGGACCGCCGCGACCGCCGTACGAAGGACTGA
- the ruvX gene encoding Holliday junction resolvase RuvX, whose product MPGGPGGGSGGLRRGRRLAVDVGDARIGVASCDPDGILATPVETVPGRDVPAAQRRLAALVAEYEPIEVVVGLPRSLNGTEGPAAAKVRGFASAVAKIIAPVPIRLVDERMSTVTATQGLRASGVRAKKGRSVVDQAAAVVILQSALEAERASGIPPGENVEVVI is encoded by the coding sequence GTGCCCGGAGGTCCCGGCGGCGGTTCCGGCGGGCTCCGGCGCGGCCGGCGGCTGGCCGTGGACGTCGGTGACGCGCGGATCGGGGTGGCCTCCTGCGACCCGGACGGCATCCTCGCCACCCCGGTGGAGACCGTGCCGGGCCGCGACGTGCCCGCCGCGCAGCGCCGGCTGGCCGCGCTCGTCGCCGAGTACGAACCGATCGAGGTCGTCGTCGGCCTGCCCCGGTCGCTGAACGGCACCGAGGGTCCGGCCGCCGCCAAGGTCCGCGGCTTCGCGTCGGCTGTGGCGAAAATCATCGCGCCGGTGCCGATCCGCCTCGTGGACGAGCGGATGAGCACCGTCACCGCCACCCAGGGGCTGCGCGCGTCCGGGGTCCGGGCGAAGAAGGGGCGCTCCGTGGTCGACCAGGCGGCCGCGGTCGTTATCCTGCAGAGCGCTCTGGAAGCGGAGAGGGCGTCGGGCATCCCTCCGGGCGAGAACGTCGAAGTGGTCATCTGA
- a CDS encoding DUF6167 family protein — protein MFRRLFWFLTGAATGTWATVKVSRAVRRLNPDSLAVTAADRALETGARLRLFAQDVRVGMAQRETELHDALGLRTQGAPEAPQSLPSPRATLPGGTTGGTALPSRAGRGDRKHKNRKDEH, from the coding sequence ATGTTCCGCCGTCTGTTCTGGTTCCTGACCGGCGCCGCCACCGGAACGTGGGCCACCGTCAAGGTGAGCCGCGCGGTGCGCCGGCTCAACCCCGACAGCCTCGCCGTGACCGCCGCCGACCGCGCGCTGGAGACCGGCGCGCGGCTGCGGCTGTTCGCCCAGGACGTACGGGTCGGCATGGCCCAGCGCGAGACCGAACTGCACGACGCCCTGGGCCTGCGTACCCAGGGCGCCCCCGAGGCACCCCAGTCGCTGCCCTCCCCGCGGGCCACCCTGCCCGGGGGCACCACGGGCGGAACCGCCCTGCCCTCCCGGGCCGGGCGCGGGGACCGCAAGCACAAGAACCGGAAGGACGAACACTGA
- the mltG gene encoding endolytic transglycosylase MltG, whose translation MQPQDPYGQQPGYYGQQQPQHPQPPQQQGYQQQDPFQGQPRQPQQPGGQQHPQQVQQAGPGQQAQPRQPGAGAPGAPDADEQRRPGTPPGAGAPGHPQEPGTRPLRPAPAETGDWDADNEADPRDHAFFADHDDDDDDADASEPGRSGGRRSGRSQGQPTKKRRSGCACVVVLAVLVGGVGGVGYVGYNMYESRFGPPPDFSGAGTGDVQVDIPAGSSATTMGNILKKAGVVKSVGAFTSAAGKNPKGNFIQAGVYDLHRQMSGAAAVTMMLDPKSQNNLIIAEGMRDKQIYAAIDTRLGVKAGTTEQTAHDQAKQLGLPSWADSDPDITDPLEGFLFPSRYSIAKGEKPVEVLKQMVDEADKQYAQFDMAAEAKKQGLSNPLQLVTVASLVQAEGKTDDDFRKMAKVVYNRMVPNNSETRGLLQFDSTYNYVKNSSQTDISTAEVNSLDSPYNTYKNQGLPPGPIGNPGADALKAAMSPDSGNWWYFISLDGKTTKFTQTKAEFDKLYQQYNSQ comes from the coding sequence ATGCAGCCGCAGGACCCGTACGGCCAGCAGCCCGGGTACTACGGGCAGCAGCAGCCGCAGCACCCGCAACCGCCGCAGCAGCAGGGCTACCAGCAGCAGGACCCGTTCCAGGGGCAGCCCCGGCAGCCGCAGCAGCCGGGCGGGCAGCAGCATCCGCAGCAGGTCCAGCAGGCGGGGCCCGGGCAGCAGGCGCAGCCCCGGCAACCGGGCGCGGGAGCGCCGGGCGCACCGGATGCGGACGAGCAGCGCCGGCCCGGCACCCCTCCCGGCGCCGGCGCGCCGGGCCACCCGCAGGAGCCGGGCACCCGTCCACTGCGCCCCGCCCCGGCCGAGACCGGCGACTGGGACGCCGACAACGAGGCCGACCCGCGCGACCACGCCTTCTTCGCCGACCACGACGACGATGACGACGACGCGGACGCCTCGGAGCCGGGCCGGTCCGGCGGCCGCAGGTCGGGCCGCTCGCAGGGCCAGCCGACCAAGAAGCGCCGCAGCGGCTGCGCCTGCGTGGTCGTGCTGGCGGTCCTCGTCGGCGGCGTCGGCGGTGTCGGGTACGTGGGCTACAACATGTACGAGAGCCGGTTCGGCCCGCCACCGGACTTCTCGGGCGCCGGCACCGGCGACGTCCAGGTGGACATCCCTGCGGGCTCCTCGGCGACCACGATGGGCAACATCCTCAAGAAGGCCGGGGTGGTCAAGAGCGTCGGCGCCTTCACCTCCGCGGCGGGCAAGAACCCCAAGGGCAACTTCATCCAGGCCGGCGTCTACGACCTGCACCGGCAGATGTCCGGCGCCGCGGCCGTCACGATGATGCTGGACCCCAAGTCGCAGAACAACCTGATCATCGCCGAGGGCATGCGGGACAAGCAGATCTACGCGGCCATCGACACCCGGCTCGGTGTGAAGGCGGGCACCACCGAGCAGACCGCGCACGACCAGGCGAAGCAGCTCGGGCTGCCGTCCTGGGCCGACTCCGACCCCGACATCACCGACCCGCTGGAGGGCTTCCTCTTCCCCTCCCGCTACAGCATCGCCAAGGGCGAGAAGCCCGTGGAGGTGCTGAAGCAGATGGTCGACGAGGCGGACAAGCAGTACGCCCAGTTCGACATGGCCGCCGAGGCGAAGAAGCAGGGGCTGTCGAACCCGCTCCAACTCGTCACGGTCGCCAGTCTCGTCCAGGCCGAGGGCAAGACGGACGACGACTTCCGGAAGATGGCGAAGGTCGTCTACAACCGGATGGTCCCGAACAACTCCGAGACCCGCGGGCTGCTCCAGTTCGACTCGACGTACAACTACGTCAAGAACAGCAGTCAGACGGACATCTCGACCGCCGAGGTCAACTCGCTGGACAGCCCGTACAACACCTACAAGAACCAGGGCCTGCCGCCCGGACCGATCGGCAACCCCGGCGCCGACGCGCTCAAGGCCGCGATGTCGCCCGACAGCGGCAACTGGTGGTACTTCATCTCGCTGGACGGCAAGACCACGAAGTTCACCCAGACGAAGGCCGAGTTCGACAAGCTCTACCAGCAGTACAACTCCCAGTAG
- the alaS gene encoding alanine--tRNA ligase, which yields MESAEIRRRWLRFFEERGHTVVPSASLIADDPTLLLVPAGMVPFKPYFLGEVKPPFDRATSVQKCVRTPDIDEVGKTTRHGTFFQMCGNFSFGDYFKEGAIKYAWELLTSAQADGGYGLDPEKLWITVYEKDDEAERIWRDVVGVPAERIQRLGMGPNFWSMGVPGPCGPCSEINYDRGPDFGEEGGPAVNDERYVEIWNLVFMQYERGPGQGKDGFEILGDLPAQNIDTGLGLERLAMILQGVQNMYETDTLRVVIDTATALTGVHYGRTADSDVSLRVVADHMRTAVMLIGDGVTPGNEGRGYVLRRIMRRAIRNMRMLGADRPVVAELVDVVIGTMGEQYPELINDRKRIESVALAEESRFLKTLSAGTNILDTAVTETKSKGGRVLPGEQAFLLHDTWGFPIDLTLEMASEQGLSVDEDGFRRLMKEQRDRAKADAQKKKTGHADLSAYREVADRSGATEFTGYHHDHGEASVVGLLVDGVPSPAASEGDEVEIVLDRTPFYAEGGGQLADTGRIRLDGGAVVEVRDVQRPVPGVSVHKGVVQVGEVTLGAAAHAQIDLVRRRAIARAHSATHLTHQALRDALGPTAAQAGSENSPGRFRFDFGSPAAVPGTVLTDVEQKINEVLARELDVSAEVMPIAEAKRQGAIAEFGEKYGEQVRVVTIGDFSKELCGGTHVHNTAQLGLVKLLGESSIGSGVRRVEALVGVDAYNFLAREHTVVAQLTELVKGRPEELPDRISGMLAKLKDAEKEIERFRAEKVLQAAGGLADAAEDVKGVALVTGAVPEGTGADDLRRLVLDVRQRIGGGRPAVVALFTVAGGRPLTVIATNEAGRERGLKAGELVRTAAKTLGGGGGGKDDVAQGGGQNAAAVPEAIEAVRRLVGEKA from the coding sequence ATGGAGTCGGCAGAAATCCGCCGCCGCTGGCTGCGCTTCTTCGAGGAGCGCGGGCACACCGTGGTGCCGTCGGCCTCCCTCATCGCGGACGACCCGACGCTGCTGCTCGTCCCGGCCGGCATGGTCCCGTTCAAGCCGTACTTCCTCGGCGAGGTCAAGCCGCCCTTCGACCGCGCCACCAGCGTGCAGAAGTGCGTGCGCACCCCGGACATCGACGAGGTCGGCAAGACCACCCGGCACGGCACGTTCTTCCAGATGTGCGGCAACTTCTCCTTCGGCGACTACTTCAAGGAAGGCGCCATCAAGTACGCCTGGGAGCTGCTGACCAGCGCCCAGGCCGACGGCGGCTACGGCCTGGACCCGGAGAAGCTGTGGATCACCGTCTACGAGAAGGACGACGAGGCCGAGCGGATCTGGCGTGACGTCGTCGGCGTGCCCGCCGAGCGCATCCAGCGCCTGGGCATGGGCCCCAACTTCTGGTCCATGGGCGTGCCCGGCCCCTGCGGCCCCTGCTCCGAGATCAACTACGACCGCGGCCCCGACTTCGGCGAGGAGGGCGGCCCCGCGGTCAACGACGAGCGCTACGTGGAGATCTGGAACCTGGTCTTCATGCAGTACGAGCGCGGCCCGGGCCAGGGCAAGGACGGCTTCGAGATCCTCGGCGACCTGCCCGCGCAGAACATCGACACCGGCCTCGGCCTGGAACGCCTCGCGATGATCCTGCAGGGCGTGCAGAACATGTACGAGACCGACACCCTGCGCGTCGTCATCGACACGGCCACCGCCCTCACCGGCGTGCACTACGGCCGGACCGCCGACTCCGACGTCTCCCTGCGGGTCGTCGCCGACCACATGCGCACCGCCGTCATGCTGATCGGCGACGGCGTGACCCCCGGCAACGAGGGCCGCGGCTACGTCCTGCGCCGGATCATGCGCCGCGCCATCCGCAACATGCGGATGCTGGGCGCCGACCGCCCCGTGGTCGCCGAGCTGGTGGACGTCGTGATCGGCACCATGGGCGAGCAGTACCCGGAGCTGATCAACGACCGCAAGCGGATCGAGTCGGTCGCGCTCGCCGAGGAGTCCCGGTTCCTCAAGACCCTCTCGGCCGGCACCAACATCCTCGACACCGCGGTCACCGAGACCAAGTCCAAGGGCGGCCGGGTGCTCCCCGGCGAGCAGGCGTTCCTGCTCCACGACACCTGGGGCTTCCCGATCGACCTCACCCTGGAGATGGCCTCCGAGCAGGGCCTGAGCGTCGACGAGGACGGCTTCCGCCGGCTGATGAAGGAGCAGCGCGACCGGGCCAAGGCCGACGCGCAGAAGAAGAAGACCGGCCACGCCGACCTGTCGGCCTACCGCGAGGTCGCCGACCGCTCCGGCGCCACCGAGTTCACCGGGTACCACCACGACCACGGCGAGGCGTCCGTGGTCGGCCTGCTGGTCGACGGTGTGCCCTCGCCGGCCGCCAGTGAGGGCGACGAGGTCGAGATCGTCCTCGACCGCACCCCCTTCTACGCCGAGGGCGGCGGCCAGCTCGCCGACACCGGCCGCATCCGGCTGGACGGCGGGGCCGTCGTGGAGGTCCGCGACGTGCAGCGCCCGGTGCCCGGCGTCAGCGTGCACAAGGGCGTCGTGCAGGTCGGGGAGGTCACCCTCGGCGCGGCCGCCCACGCCCAGATCGACCTGGTCCGGCGCCGCGCCATCGCCCGCGCGCACAGCGCCACCCACCTCACCCACCAGGCGCTGCGCGACGCGCTGGGCCCGACCGCGGCCCAGGCCGGGTCGGAGAACTCGCCCGGCCGCTTCCGCTTCGACTTCGGCTCGCCGGCCGCGGTGCCCGGCACCGTGCTGACCGACGTCGAGCAGAAGATCAACGAGGTGCTGGCCCGCGAACTCGACGTCAGCGCCGAGGTGATGCCGATCGCCGAGGCGAAGCGGCAGGGCGCCATCGCGGAGTTCGGCGAGAAGTACGGCGAGCAGGTCCGCGTGGTCACCATCGGCGACTTCTCCAAGGAGCTGTGCGGCGGCACCCACGTGCACAACACCGCCCAGCTCGGCCTGGTGAAGCTGCTCGGCGAGTCCTCGATCGGCTCCGGAGTGCGCCGCGTCGAGGCGCTGGTCGGCGTGGACGCGTACAACTTCCTGGCCCGCGAGCACACCGTGGTCGCCCAGCTCACCGAACTGGTGAAGGGCCGCCCGGAGGAGCTGCCCGACCGGATCTCCGGGATGCTCGCCAAGCTCAAGGACGCCGAGAAGGAGATCGAGCGGTTCCGCGCGGAGAAGGTCCTCCAGGCCGCGGGCGGGCTCGCCGACGCCGCCGAGGACGTCAAGGGCGTCGCGCTGGTCACCGGCGCCGTGCCGGAGGGCACCGGCGCGGACGACCTGCGCAGGCTGGTGCTCGACGTGCGGCAGCGGATCGGCGGCGGCCGGCCCGCCGTGGTCGCGCTCTTCACGGTGGCCGGCGGCCGCCCGCTGACCGTCATCGCCACCAACGAGGCGGGGCGCGAGCGCGGCCTGAAGGCCGGCGAACTGGTCCGCACCGCCGCGAAGACGCTCGGCGGCGGGGGCGGCGGCAAGGACGACGTCGCCCAGGGCGGCGGCCAGAACGCCGCTGCGGTGCCCGAGGCGATCGAGGCCGTGCGGCGGCTCGTCGGCGAGAAGGCGTGA